TGCGATGGTACCGGCCCGAGGCCCGAGTCCCGGTAGGACGCAGGTTCGAGGGGCGCGCCGCAGGACGCCGCGGGGCTCGGGCCCCGCCGTCCGAGGCGCGCCAACCCCCAGGAGGCGCGCCGAGCGCCCCTGAGGCCGCGACGGACGCCGAGCCGCAGGCGAGGCGCGGCCCGGCCGAGATGGCCGACGCAGAGATGCGACGGGCCCCGGGCCGGCCCGCGGGGCCGCCCGGTCTGGTCAGCGGGGCCGGGGGGTCGGGGCCCGCAAGCCCTTGCGCAGCTCCTTGTCGCCCCGCTCGCGCACGTCCTCGCCCCGCACGATGTAGATCACGTCCTCGGCGATGTTGGTGGCGTGGTCGGCGATCCGCTCGAGGTTCCGGGAGATCAGGATCAGCGCCAGGGCGCGGGGGATCGTGGCCGCGTCGCCGATCATGTAGGTGAGCAGCTCGCGGAAGACCTGATCGCGGAGGTTGTCGACCTCGTCGTCGCCCTCGATGACCGTGCGGGCCAGCTCGGCATCCCGCCGCACGAAGGCGTCCAGGCTCTTGCGGACCATCTCCTGGGCCAGCTGGGCCATCCGCGGGATGTCGATCAGCGGCTTGACCTCCGGCTGGGTGATGAGGGACTGGGCCCGTAGCGCGATGCTCACCGCCTGGTCGGCGATGCGCTCCAGGTCGCTGTTGATCTTGATCGCCGCCACCAGGAACCGGAGATCGGACGCCATCGGCTGCTGGAGCGCCAGCAGGGTGAAGCACCGGTCGTCGATCTCGATGCACAGGAGGTCCATCTCCTCCTCGTGGGCGAGGACCTGCTGGACGAGCGACTCCTCCCGGCTCACCAGCGCC
This DNA window, taken from Candidatus Methylomirabilota bacterium, encodes the following:
- the phoU gene encoding phosphate signaling complex protein PhoU, with the translated sequence MERHFETELGSLRERLLVMGGLAETMIHGSVKALVSREESLVQQVLAHEEEMDLLCIEIDDRCFTLLALQQPMASDLRFLVAAIKINSDLERIADQAVSIALRAQSLITQPEVKPLIDIPRMAQLAQEMVRKSLDAFVRRDAELARTVIEGDDEVDNLRDQVFRELLTYMIGDAATIPRALALILISRNLERIADHATNIAEDVIYIVRGEDVRERGDKELRKGLRAPTPRPR